Proteins from one Caldibacillus debilis DSM 16016 genomic window:
- a CDS encoding Rqc2 family fibronectin-binding protein gives MSFDGLFTRMMTKELAEALAGGRIGKIYQPSKNEVLLIVRSKGKNAKLLISAHPVYARIQLTEEEYVHPKEPPMFCMVLRKHLEGAVIEKIEQRGLDRVVLIHIKGRNEIGDPTRKQLIIELMGKHSNIVLTDGESGTIIDSIKHVSHAVNRYRAVLPGQSYRFPPEQDKTDPLTCSESDIISQIDFNAGKIDAQLVSRFLGISPLFAKEVVHLAGLPNRETVPKAFLSLTDKIRRGDIRPALMKREDKEFFYLFPLEHVGGERVYFKTLSELLDRYYFEKAERDRVKQIAGDLERFIKKEIEKNERKREKLQREWQESEKSGEYQLYGELLTANLHLAEKGMKEITVTNYYTGEPLTIPLDADKSPSENAQAYFRKYQKAKNAREAVKTQLEQTEKELEYLSLLHEQIRMASAKDLDEIKEELAEQGYLKEKAGRKEKPGKKAAPAPEQFLASDGTPILVGKNNKQNEYLTMRLARKEEVWLHAKNVPGSHVVIRSSEPSEETLLEAAHLAAYYSKARNSGNVDVDYTKVKYVRKPTGAKPGFVIYDHQKTVRVTPDTDLVAKMRKASRTQG, from the coding sequence ATGTCCTTTGACGGTCTGTTTACGCGAATGATGACAAAGGAATTGGCGGAAGCCCTTGCCGGCGGGCGGATCGGGAAAATCTATCAGCCTTCCAAAAACGAAGTTCTCCTTATCGTCCGTTCCAAGGGAAAAAATGCAAAACTTCTCATTTCCGCCCATCCGGTTTACGCGAGAATCCAGCTGACGGAGGAAGAATACGTCCATCCGAAGGAACCGCCGATGTTTTGCATGGTCCTGCGCAAGCATCTGGAAGGCGCGGTCATTGAAAAAATCGAGCAGCGCGGGCTGGACCGGGTGGTCCTGATCCATATCAAGGGGAGAAACGAGATCGGGGATCCGACGCGGAAACAGTTGATCATCGAACTGATGGGAAAGCACAGCAACATCGTTTTGACCGACGGCGAATCCGGGACGATCATCGACAGCATCAAACATGTCTCCCACGCGGTAAACCGTTACCGGGCCGTCCTGCCCGGGCAAAGCTACCGGTTTCCACCGGAACAAGACAAAACCGACCCGCTGACCTGCAGCGAATCGGATATCATCAGCCAAATCGATTTCAACGCCGGAAAGATCGACGCCCAGCTCGTCTCCCGTTTTCTCGGCATCTCCCCCCTTTTCGCAAAGGAAGTGGTGCATTTGGCGGGGCTTCCCAACCGGGAAACCGTGCCCAAAGCTTTCCTGTCCTTAACCGACAAAATCAGAAGGGGCGACATCCGGCCGGCTTTGATGAAAAGGGAAGACAAGGAATTCTTCTATTTGTTCCCCCTGGAACATGTGGGCGGGGAAAGGGTGTACTTCAAGACTTTAAGCGAATTGCTCGACCGCTATTATTTTGAAAAGGCGGAAAGGGACCGGGTAAAACAAATCGCCGGGGACCTGGAGCGATTCATCAAAAAGGAAATCGAAAAGAACGAAAGAAAACGGGAAAAATTGCAAAGGGAATGGCAGGAATCGGAAAAAAGCGGCGAATACCAATTGTACGGAGAGTTGTTGACGGCCAATCTCCATCTGGCGGAAAAAGGGATGAAAGAAATCACCGTCACCAATTACTATACCGGAGAACCGCTGACCATTCCCCTCGATGCGGACAAAAGCCCCTCGGAAAACGCCCAGGCGTATTTCCGGAAATACCAGAAGGCGAAAAACGCCCGGGAGGCCGTGAAGACGCAGCTGGAACAAACGGAAAAGGAACTGGAATATTTGTCCCTTTTGCATGAGCAGATCCGGATGGCTTCGGCGAAAGATTTGGACGAGATCAAAGAAGAGCTGGCGGAACAGGGATATTTGAAAGAAAAGGCGGGCAGGAAGGAAAAGCCGGGGAAAAAGGCCGCCCCCGCCCCGGAGCAATTCCTGGCGTCGGACGGGACGCCCATTTTGGTGGGCAAAAACAATAAGCAAAATGAATACTTGACGATGCGGCTGGCGCGGAAAGAGGAGGTTTGGCTGCACGCGAAAAACGTCCCCGGCAGCCACGTGGTCATCCGGAGCAGCGAGCCGTCGGAAGAGACCCTGCTGGAAGCCGCCCATCTGGCCGCCTATTACAGCAAGGCGAGGAATTCGGGGAACGTGGACGTGGATTACACGAAGGTTAAATATGTGCGCAAACCCACCGGGGCAAAACCCGGCTTTGTCATTTACGATCACCAGAAAACCGTCCGCGTCACCCCCGACACGGACCTCGTCGCGAAAATGCGGAAAGCCTCCCGGACGCAGGGGTGA